The proteins below come from a single Nitrosospira sp. Is2 genomic window:
- the pdxA gene encoding 4-hydroxythreonine-4-phosphate dehydrogenase PdxA: MPAGAPATGRRLALTTGEPAGIGPDLCVQIAQLDLPFNLVVLADRELLRARALLLKLPLKITDYVPTAGLAHKPEHKPGALRVLHVPLTESSNPGQLDPVNSRYVLNLLDRAIEGCSNGEFCAMVTAPVHKGIINNAGIPFTGHTEYLAQRTNSQAVMMLVGGGMRVTLATTHLPLKDVPAAITQAALERKLRTIHDDLIHRFGIGRPRIAVAGLNPHAGEFGHLGREEIEIIIPSLDKLRAQGMDLSGPLPADTLFNPAKLKDFDCIFAMYHDQGLPVLKHASFGTAVNVTLGLPIIRTSVDHGTALDLAGTRSADPGSLIAAIEMAATLAGNRK, translated from the coding sequence TATGCGTGCAAATCGCACAACTGGATTTGCCTTTCAATCTGGTTGTGCTCGCCGACCGCGAACTGTTGCGCGCACGTGCGCTTTTACTAAAGCTTCCGCTGAAAATCACCGACTACGTCCCCACTGCCGGACTCGCGCATAAGCCCGAGCATAAGCCAGGCGCTTTGCGGGTGCTGCACGTCCCCCTGACGGAATCTTCGAACCCTGGTCAGCTTGATCCGGTCAACTCCCGTTATGTGCTGAACTTGCTGGATCGCGCCATTGAGGGATGCAGCAATGGGGAATTTTGCGCGATGGTGACCGCACCCGTACATAAGGGCATCATCAATAACGCGGGGATCCCCTTCACCGGGCATACCGAATACCTTGCCCAACGGACAAATAGTCAGGCAGTCATGATGCTTGTTGGCGGCGGCATGCGGGTAACGCTCGCAACCACCCACCTGCCGCTAAAGGATGTGCCGGCCGCGATCACCCAAGCCGCGCTGGAGAGGAAGCTTCGCACGATTCACGACGACTTGATCCATCGTTTTGGCATTGGCCGGCCTCGTATCGCAGTGGCCGGGTTAAATCCTCATGCCGGTGAATTCGGACATCTTGGCAGGGAAGAGATAGAAATCATCATTCCCTCGCTCGACAAGCTGCGCGCCCAGGGAATGGACTTGAGCGGCCCGCTTCCGGCCGATACCCTTTTCAATCCGGCAAAGCTGAAGGACTTTGACTGCATCTTTGCCATGTACCATGACCAGGGCCTGCCGGTATTGAAGCACGCCAGTTTTGGCACGGCAGTCAACGTGACCTTGGGCTTGCCCATCATTCGTACTTCTGTCGATCACGGAACCGCCCTGGATCTGGCCGGAACCAGAAGTGCCGATCCAGGCAGTCTTATCGCGGCGATCGAAATGGCGGCGACCCTCGCCGGAAATCGGAAATAG
- the rsmA gene encoding 16S rRNA (adenine(1518)-N(6)/adenine(1519)-N(6))-dimethyltransferase RsmA, which translates to MTRHTPRKRFGQNFLVDERVIADIVSAIRPGNDDLLVEIGPGMGALTRPLLRSVSHLHVVEIDRDIIERLRREFSGEKLTIYSGDAMKFDFSAIGKHLRVIGNLPYNISTPILFHLSRYANGISDMHFMLQKEVVERMVAVPSSPAYGRLSVMLQCRFEMEQLFIVPPESFRPVPKVESAVVRMLPLRQPPIDSSNDSLFTDIVSAAFSQRRKTLRNTLHGYLKSEDYAVLEIDPGLRAENLAVAQFVAIADHLSKRLVLS; encoded by the coding sequence GTGACGCGCCACACTCCCCGCAAGCGCTTTGGCCAAAATTTCCTGGTTGATGAGCGCGTGATTGCGGATATTGTCAGTGCCATTCGTCCGGGAAACGACGATCTTCTGGTGGAAATAGGGCCCGGCATGGGCGCACTCACGCGGCCCCTGTTGCGATCGGTCAGTCATCTGCATGTGGTGGAGATTGACCGGGATATTATCGAACGCCTGCGCCGCGAATTCTCCGGGGAAAAACTCACCATATACTCAGGTGATGCGATGAAATTCGACTTCTCCGCAATTGGTAAACATCTGCGCGTCATTGGCAATCTGCCCTACAATATTTCCACGCCTATCCTGTTTCATCTGAGCCGATACGCGAACGGCATCAGCGATATGCACTTCATGCTGCAAAAGGAGGTGGTGGAGCGCATGGTCGCCGTACCCTCGTCCCCCGCTTACGGGCGGCTCTCAGTTATGCTGCAATGCCGCTTTGAAATGGAGCAGCTCTTCATCGTTCCCCCGGAATCCTTCCGCCCGGTACCGAAGGTCGAGTCGGCAGTCGTCCGCATGCTCCCCCTCCGGCAACCGCCGATTGACAGCAGCAATGACAGTTTATTCACCGATATCGTCTCCGCCGCTTTCTCGCAGCGTCGCAAGACCCTACGCAATACGCTGCATGGATATCTGAAATCGGAAGACTATGCTGTGCTGGAAATCGATCCGGGACTGCGGGCGGAGAACCTGGCCGTCGCGCAGTTTGTAGCAATCGCTGACCACTTGAGCAAAAGGCTGGTTCTGTCGTAA
- a CDS encoding lytic transglycosylase domain-containing protein translates to MRPIAPRRLPLLLAALLAFGLATPAGAEIYSFTDENGVMHFSNVPTDERYVPLTGPSAGVKRAVAGPSNTPVEPRTKAQYGGIIEEIARAYGLESALIHAVVSVESAYRVTAVSKKGAGGLMQLMPETAQRYGVTDRLDPVQNLHGGARYLSDLLKMFNGDMRLTLAAYNAGENNVIKYGNQIPPFQETRAYVPKVMELYRKYQASPKLTSSRRGV, encoded by the coding sequence ATGAGACCTATTGCCCCCCGCAGACTCCCACTCCTATTGGCAGCTTTGCTCGCATTCGGTCTAGCGACCCCCGCGGGTGCGGAAATTTACTCGTTTACCGATGAAAATGGCGTGATGCATTTCAGCAACGTGCCGACAGATGAGCGCTACGTTCCGCTTACTGGGCCCAGTGCCGGCGTCAAGAGAGCTGTAGCAGGTCCGAGCAACACCCCGGTCGAACCGCGTACCAAGGCTCAGTATGGTGGCATCATAGAAGAGATCGCTCGAGCTTATGGATTGGAAAGCGCGCTGATACATGCGGTGGTGTCTGTCGAATCAGCCTACAGGGTCACAGCTGTTTCGAAGAAAGGCGCGGGTGGCCTCATGCAACTCATGCCTGAAACTGCGCAGCGGTACGGTGTTACCGACCGGCTCGACCCCGTGCAAAACCTTCATGGCGGGGCCAGATACCTGAGCGACTTGCTGAAGATGTTTAACGGCGATATGAGGTTAACGCTGGCGGCTTACAACGCCGGCGAAAATAACGTTATCAAATACGGAAACCAGATTCCGCCGTTCCAGGAAACCCGAGCTTACGTGCCGAAGGTGATGGAGCTCTATCGCAAGTATCAGGCGAGCCCGAAGCTTACCTCCTCCCGACGGGGCGTCTGA
- the lpdA gene encoding dihydrolipoyl dehydrogenase translates to MAQLIEIKVPDIGDFKDVVVIELLVKPGDSVEKETSLVTLETDKATMEIPSPQPGVVKDIHVKVGDTVSEGSLLLMLEPVAASEGAAQSAQAAQTPVAPEPKEQAAVGAEFAPEKPQTEASAIVATPESAAPHPAPSVRRGDIHADLVVLGGGPGGYTAAFRAADLGKKVALIERYSKLGGVCLNVGCIPSKALLHVAKVISDAEETALQGIVFGEPRIEIDKLRAWKESVIGKLTKGLTQLAKQRKVELVQGTGRFTSPNMIEVETPGGLKTVSFEHCVIAAGSSVARIPGFPYDDPRMMDSTGALKLEDIPKRMLIIGGGIIGLEMATVYDALGSRITVVELMDQLIPGADPDLVRPLHRRIQKRYEAIYLKTKVTAIEALADGLKVTFEGGPNGTAPEPQIYDRILMAVGRRPNGRDIGAEQAGVTVNERGYIPVDKQLRTNVPHIFAIGDIASEPMLAHKASHEGKTAAEVIAGHKVAFDARTIPSVAYTDPEIGWMGLTETDAAKQGIEFEKAVFPWAASGRALAMAREEGMTKLLLDKKTRRILGAGVVGVNAGELIAETVLGLEMGADMEDIGLSIHPHPTLSETIFFAAEIAEGSITDLYMPKK, encoded by the coding sequence ATGGCTCAGCTTATCGAAATAAAAGTTCCTGATATCGGTGATTTCAAGGATGTGGTTGTCATCGAGCTATTGGTAAAGCCGGGCGATAGCGTGGAAAAGGAAACGTCTCTCGTCACGCTTGAAACCGACAAGGCGACCATGGAGATTCCCTCTCCGCAACCAGGGGTAGTGAAGGATATCCACGTCAAGGTGGGCGATACCGTCTCGGAAGGGTCGCTTCTCCTTATGCTCGAACCGGTAGCCGCCTCCGAGGGGGCGGCTCAGTCTGCTCAGGCGGCTCAGACACCCGTAGCGCCTGAGCCAAAAGAACAAGCCGCGGTTGGCGCCGAGTTTGCACCCGAAAAACCGCAAACGGAAGCTTCAGCAATCGTGGCGACCCCTGAATCAGCTGCGCCCCATCCCGCCCCTTCGGTTAGGCGAGGTGACATCCACGCGGATTTGGTCGTGTTGGGTGGCGGGCCGGGAGGTTACACCGCGGCGTTCCGCGCCGCGGATCTGGGTAAGAAAGTGGCATTGATCGAGCGCTATTCCAAGCTCGGTGGTGTCTGCCTTAACGTGGGCTGCATTCCTTCCAAGGCCCTGTTGCACGTGGCGAAGGTTATTAGCGATGCGGAGGAAACAGCGCTTCAGGGCATCGTTTTCGGTGAGCCGCGCATCGAAATAGACAAGCTTCGCGCCTGGAAGGAGTCCGTTATCGGCAAGCTGACCAAGGGGCTGACGCAGTTGGCAAAACAGCGCAAGGTGGAACTTGTGCAAGGGACGGGTAGGTTTACGTCGCCGAATATGATCGAGGTTGAGACTCCCGGTGGCTTGAAGACTGTATCGTTCGAGCATTGCGTTATTGCCGCAGGCTCAAGCGTGGCGCGCATACCCGGCTTCCCCTACGACGATCCCCGCATGATGGATTCTACCGGAGCTCTGAAGCTGGAGGATATCCCCAAGCGTATGCTTATCATTGGTGGAGGTATCATTGGACTGGAAATGGCGACAGTATACGATGCCCTCGGCAGCAGGATTACAGTAGTGGAATTAATGGATCAGTTGATCCCCGGCGCTGATCCTGACCTTGTCAGGCCGCTGCACCGCCGCATACAAAAACGCTACGAAGCCATCTACCTCAAAACCAAGGTCACGGCGATCGAGGCTCTTGCAGACGGGCTGAAAGTTACCTTTGAAGGCGGACCAAACGGTACCGCACCGGAGCCGCAAATCTACGACCGGATCCTCATGGCGGTCGGACGCCGCCCTAACGGTCGCGATATTGGAGCGGAACAAGCGGGTGTTACCGTGAATGAGCGCGGATATATCCCCGTGGATAAACAATTGCGCACCAACGTGCCGCATATCTTCGCCATCGGCGATATTGCAAGCGAGCCCATGCTCGCGCACAAGGCCTCGCACGAAGGCAAGACTGCCGCCGAAGTGATCGCCGGGCATAAAGTGGCGTTCGACGCGCGCACCATTCCCTCCGTGGCGTATACGGATCCCGAGATTGGCTGGATGGGCCTGACCGAAACCGATGCGGCAAAACAGGGAATCGAATTCGAAAAGGCGGTGTTTCCCTGGGCCGCAAGCGGTCGGGCACTAGCCATGGCGCGTGAGGAAGGCATGACCAAGCTGCTGCTGGACAAAAAAACGCGGCGCATCCTCGGCGCAGGCGTGGTCGGTGTGAATGCTGGTGAGTTGATTGCCGAAACCGTGCTGGGGCTGGAAATGGGGGCAGATATGGAAGACATCGGCCTCTCCATTCACCCGCACCCGACATTATCCGAAACCATCTTTTTTGCCGCTGAAATCGCGGAAGGGTCGATCACCGACCTCTATATGCCGAAAAAGTAA
- a CDS encoding glutamate-5-semialdehyde dehydrogenase — protein sequence MDMIDVKTYMQSIGREARAASRLVARAETAAKNRSLTQMAAAIKRDEQMLLAANAMDVESARKRGLDSAMIDRLTLTPKGIAAMAEGLLQIAALADPVGEINDLKYRPSGIQVGRMRVPLGVIGIIYEARPNVTADAAGLCLKAGNAAILRGGSEAINSNRAIAACVKEGLKVAGLPETAIQVVETTDRQAVGELITMKEFVDVIVPRGGKGLIERIASEARIPVIKHLDGVCHVYIDDQADLDKALRIADNAKTQRYGTCNTMETLLVHQAIAEKVLPPLCKIYFDKGVELRGDTASRAIVPQMKEATEEDWGAEYLAPILSVRVVSGLDQAIEHITIYGSQHTDSIITEDYSRARRFLREVDSSSVMVNASTRFADGFEYGLGAEIGISTDKLHARGPVGLEGLTSQKFIVLGDGHVRQ from the coding sequence ATGGATATGATCGACGTCAAGACTTACATGCAATCAATCGGGCGTGAAGCCCGCGCGGCATCGCGTCTGGTTGCAAGGGCGGAGACTGCCGCAAAAAACCGGTCGCTCACGCAAATGGCCGCGGCCATCAAGCGTGATGAGCAAATGCTGCTGGCCGCGAATGCGATGGATGTTGAAAGCGCCCGTAAACGCGGCTTGGACTCGGCCATGATCGATCGGCTGACGCTTACGCCGAAGGGCATCGCAGCTATGGCGGAAGGGTTGCTGCAGATCGCGGCACTGGCTGATCCGGTCGGTGAAATCAATGATTTGAAGTACCGTCCGTCCGGTATACAGGTGGGCAGGATGCGCGTGCCGCTTGGTGTCATTGGAATCATCTACGAAGCACGGCCCAACGTTACGGCTGATGCCGCCGGGTTATGCCTCAAGGCGGGGAATGCCGCGATACTGCGCGGCGGATCCGAGGCCATCAACAGCAACCGTGCGATTGCGGCGTGCGTGAAGGAGGGGCTGAAAGTGGCAGGGCTGCCGGAAACGGCGATCCAGGTGGTAGAAACCACTGATCGCCAAGCCGTAGGTGAACTCATCACGATGAAAGAATTTGTGGATGTCATCGTGCCGCGCGGCGGCAAGGGGTTGATCGAGCGCATCGCCAGTGAAGCGCGCATTCCGGTCATCAAGCATCTGGATGGCGTTTGCCACGTCTACATTGACGATCAGGCGGACCTGGACAAGGCGCTGCGCATTGCCGACAACGCTAAAACCCAGCGCTATGGAACGTGCAACACCATGGAGACACTGCTCGTGCACCAGGCTATCGCCGAGAAAGTGCTGCCTCCGTTGTGCAAAATCTATTTCGACAAGGGCGTGGAGCTGCGCGGGGATACCGCGTCGCGAGCCATCGTTCCGCAAATGAAGGAAGCCACGGAAGAAGATTGGGGCGCCGAGTATCTTGCACCGATTCTGAGCGTGCGGGTGGTAAGCGGGCTTGATCAGGCGATCGAGCACATCACCATATACGGATCGCAACACACCGACTCCATCATTACTGAGGACTACAGCCGTGCTCGCCGTTTCCTGCGTGAAGTCGATTCTAGTTCGGTAATGGTGAACGCGTCAACCCGGTTCGCCGACGGGTTCGAGTATGGACTGGGCGCTGAAATCGGCATCTCGACAGACAAGCTTCACGCCCGCGGACCGGTGGGATTGGAAGGATTGACCAGCCAGAAATTTATCGTGCTAGGCGACGGACACGTCAGGCAATAA
- the holA gene encoding DNA polymerase III subunit delta has protein sequence MRVTPEHLPRHLQKPLASLYTVFGDELLLCIEAADAIRTKARREGYSEREIFTVDHHFDWSELQRCSSSLSLFGERRVMDIRIPSGKPGVQGSAAIEDYCKALPPDTLTLVTLPRLDRQGTATKWFKALEGAGVTIPVYAVERASLPVWIGQRLGMQKQSADNDTLLFLADKVEGNLLAAYQELKKLALLYPAGPLSFEQVKDAVLDVARYDVYKLSAAMMEGEAARYTRVLEGLRGEGTALPLIVFTLSGQIRAVIAVRKGLDAGSPVSHLMNQIRARVDQQKLVESTARRLTLKQLLQALLHMSKIDRISKGAAKGDAWDELLQLGLRLAIAGRKQ, from the coding sequence ATGCGTGTTACCCCCGAGCATCTTCCTCGACATCTGCAGAAACCGCTGGCGTCGCTCTACACCGTGTTTGGCGACGAACTACTGCTTTGCATCGAGGCCGCTGATGCAATTCGGACCAAGGCACGGCGTGAAGGCTACAGTGAACGGGAGATTTTCACCGTAGACCATCATTTCGACTGGTCTGAACTGCAACGGTGCAGCAGCAGCTTGTCACTATTCGGTGAACGGCGTGTCATGGACATCCGAATTCCATCAGGCAAGCCCGGAGTCCAGGGCAGCGCTGCAATCGAGGATTATTGCAAGGCACTGCCGCCGGATACGCTCACACTCGTCACGCTGCCGAGACTTGACAGGCAAGGCACGGCGACAAAATGGTTCAAGGCGCTTGAGGGCGCGGGGGTCACGATTCCAGTCTATGCAGTCGAACGCGCCAGTTTACCCGTCTGGATCGGCCAGCGCCTGGGCATGCAAAAGCAAAGTGCCGATAACGACACACTGCTGTTTCTCGCCGACAAGGTAGAGGGCAATCTTCTTGCCGCCTATCAGGAACTGAAGAAACTAGCCTTGCTGTATCCTGCGGGCCCATTGTCCTTCGAGCAGGTAAAAGATGCGGTGCTGGATGTGGCGCGTTATGATGTGTACAAACTGTCGGCCGCGATGATGGAAGGCGAAGCCGCACGATATACTCGCGTACTTGAAGGGTTGCGGGGCGAGGGTACGGCGTTGCCCCTCATCGTGTTTACGCTTTCCGGGCAAATCCGCGCGGTGATAGCGGTTCGCAAGGGGCTTGATGCGGGAAGTCCGGTTAGCCACTTGATGAACCAGATCAGGGCCAGGGTAGATCAGCAGAAATTAGTGGAAAGCACGGCAAGACGCCTTACGCTCAAACAGTTATTGCAGGCTCTGCTGCATATGTCGAAGATAGACAGGATCAGCAAGGGTGCGGCGAAGGGCGATGCCTGGGATGAATTGCTGCAACTGGGATTGCGTTTAGCGATAGCGGGCCGCAAGCAATGA
- the lptE gene encoding LPS assembly lipoprotein LptE, producing MKKIVLVVFCFFLAACGFQLRGQATLPFETLFISFPVGNPIGTDLRRFVKAGTSTRLVDNPQNAEATLEVISAVNEKQIMSVSGGGRVREFELRYRVSFRLVDAKGVELIPANEIALRRIIPFTDAQVVAKEGEEAMLVREMQSDAAAQILRRLEAVGTAEG from the coding sequence ATGAAAAAAATTGTACTCGTCGTGTTCTGTTTCTTCCTTGCCGCCTGTGGTTTTCAGCTACGCGGTCAGGCTACACTCCCATTTGAGACCCTTTTTATCTCGTTCCCTGTAGGCAATCCTATTGGTACCGATCTGCGGCGTTTCGTCAAGGCTGGCACCAGTACCCGTCTCGTGGATAACCCCCAAAATGCTGAAGCCACCTTGGAAGTTATCAGCGCAGTGAACGAGAAACAGATTATGTCGGTCTCCGGCGGCGGCCGGGTACGGGAATTCGAATTACGCTATCGGGTTTCCTTTCGTCTAGTAGACGCTAAAGGGGTGGAGCTCATCCCCGCCAACGAGATTGCCCTGCGACGCATTATTCCTTTTACCGACGCCCAAGTGGTGGCGAAAGAGGGGGAGGAGGCAATGCTCGTCAGGGAAATGCAGAGCGATGCCGCAGCGCAGATCCTGCGGCGGCTTGAGGCGGTTGGTACGGCCGAAGGCTGA
- the leuS gene encoding leucine--tRNA ligase encodes MQEKYHPEEIESEAQQYWEKTAAFKADETLAKQKYYCLSMFPYPSGKLHMGHVRNYTIGDVLSRYRRMLGYNVFQPMGWDAFGLPAENAAMQNGVPPARWTYDNIAYMRKQLQSLGLAIDWSRELATCSPDYYRWNQWLFLRMLEKGLAYRTTGIVNWDPIDQTVLANEQVLDGRGWRTGALVEKREIPMYYLRITAYADELLESLNTLTGWPERVKTMQANWIGKSPGVDVTFPADAGSGMPQALKVFTTRADTLLGVTYVAVAAEHPVALQAAETNPDLGEFISACHLGATMEAELATQEKRGMVTGLFVIHPLTGEKLPVWVANYVLMGYGEGAVMAVPAHDERDFEFAKKYGLPVKPVIRPADSDLSVPLTQAYVEHGLTFNSGEFSRLEFQAAVDAIAAALEEKGLGEKRVHYRLRDWGISRQRYWGCPIPLIYCSACGVVPVPDDQLPVVLPDDLVPDGSGNPLAKTPSFYECLCPSCGQSARRETDTMDTFVDSSWYYIRYACADQNARMTDERVDYWLPVDQYVGGIEHAILHLLYSRFWSKVMRDFGLVKFDEPFANLLTQGMVLNEIMFRKTETGRIVYFNPADVDIQTDEQSRTIGAVLRADGQPVELGGIGTMSKSKNNGVDPQLLVEKYGADTARLFMMFASPPEQTLEWADAGVEGAFRFLKRLWKQVYEHVQAGTVAAPVRPAELGPELKALRFQLHQTIAKVGDDFGRRHTFNTAIAAVMELMNALGKLQDSSPAARSVMQEAMESIVLLLSPVVPHICRALWRELKPGTELLDQAWPQADSTALVRDEIELIVQVNGKLRGRICVARDTQPQVIERLALENDQALKFIGNQPVKKVVIVPGRLVNIVV; translated from the coding sequence ATGCAGGAAAAATATCATCCAGAGGAAATCGAATCGGAAGCGCAGCAGTACTGGGAAAAAACCGCCGCGTTCAAGGCCGATGAAACTCTCGCCAAGCAAAAGTATTATTGCCTGTCCATGTTTCCGTACCCCTCCGGCAAGCTGCACATGGGTCACGTACGCAATTACACAATAGGCGATGTGCTCTCGCGCTACCGCCGTATGCTGGGTTACAACGTCTTTCAGCCAATGGGCTGGGATGCGTTCGGGTTGCCTGCGGAGAACGCGGCTATGCAAAACGGTGTGCCACCCGCCCGGTGGACCTACGACAACATCGCGTACATGCGCAAACAATTGCAGAGCCTGGGGCTTGCCATCGACTGGAGCCGGGAACTGGCAACTTGCAGTCCGGACTACTACCGATGGAATCAGTGGCTGTTTTTGCGGATGCTGGAAAAAGGTTTGGCGTATCGAACCACCGGCATCGTTAATTGGGACCCTATCGACCAGACGGTTTTGGCCAATGAGCAAGTATTAGACGGACGCGGGTGGCGCACAGGAGCGTTGGTCGAGAAGCGCGAGATTCCGATGTATTACTTGAGAATCACCGCGTATGCCGACGAGTTGCTGGAGTCGTTGAACACGTTAACCGGGTGGCCCGAGCGGGTAAAAACAATGCAGGCAAACTGGATCGGCAAGAGCCCCGGCGTTGACGTAACGTTCCCGGCGGATGCAGGGTCCGGCATGCCGCAAGCGTTGAAAGTTTTCACCACTCGTGCGGATACGCTTCTTGGCGTTACATACGTTGCGGTGGCGGCTGAACATCCAGTTGCGCTGCAAGCGGCAGAGACCAATCCTGATCTGGGTGAATTCATCAGTGCGTGCCATCTCGGAGCCACGATGGAAGCGGAACTTGCAACTCAGGAAAAAAGAGGCATGGTTACGGGATTGTTTGTCATCCATCCCCTGACCGGGGAAAAACTTCCGGTATGGGTGGCCAACTATGTGCTGATGGGATACGGTGAGGGTGCGGTAATGGCCGTCCCCGCGCATGATGAACGCGATTTCGAGTTCGCGAAAAAATACGGGCTGCCGGTTAAACCCGTCATCAGGCCAGCCGATTCCGATTTAAGCGTTCCGCTCACGCAGGCATACGTTGAGCACGGCTTGACGTTTAACTCGGGCGAATTTTCGCGGCTTGAATTTCAGGCGGCGGTGGATGCAATCGCGGCGGCGCTGGAAGAGAAAGGATTGGGGGAGAAACGGGTCCACTACCGCCTGCGCGACTGGGGCATTTCGCGTCAACGTTATTGGGGCTGCCCCATTCCGCTGATTTATTGCAGCGCATGCGGAGTCGTGCCCGTGCCGGATGACCAGCTTCCGGTAGTGCTGCCGGACGATCTTGTGCCGGACGGTTCGGGCAATCCTCTGGCAAAAACGCCATCGTTTTACGAGTGTCTCTGTCCCAGTTGCGGCCAGTCGGCGCGACGGGAAACAGACACGATGGATACCTTCGTGGATTCGTCATGGTACTACATCCGCTACGCGTGCGCGGATCAGAACGCGCGCATGACCGATGAGCGCGTAGACTACTGGCTGCCGGTGGATCAGTACGTCGGCGGAATCGAACATGCGATTCTGCACCTTCTTTACTCCCGCTTCTGGAGCAAGGTCATGCGTGATTTCGGGCTGGTGAAGTTTGACGAGCCGTTCGCAAATCTCCTGACCCAGGGCATGGTGCTGAACGAGATCATGTTCCGGAAAACCGAAACCGGGCGCATCGTTTATTTCAATCCCGCAGATGTGGACATTCAAACCGACGAGCAGAGCAGGACTATCGGCGCGGTGCTGCGGGCGGACGGCCAGCCGGTTGAATTGGGCGGGATTGGGACAATGTCCAAATCCAAAAATAATGGGGTCGATCCGCAATTGCTCGTCGAAAAATATGGGGCCGATACCGCAAGATTGTTCATGATGTTTGCCAGTCCTCCGGAACAGACGCTTGAGTGGGCGGATGCCGGAGTAGAGGGCGCGTTCCGCTTCCTCAAACGGTTATGGAAGCAGGTTTACGAACACGTGCAGGCGGGCACAGTGGCTGCTCCAGTGCGGCCGGCGGAACTGGGCCCCGAGCTTAAGGCGCTGCGTTTTCAACTGCACCAGACTATTGCCAAGGTGGGCGATGATTTCGGCAGGCGACATACGTTCAATACCGCCATTGCCGCGGTCATGGAACTCATGAACGCCCTCGGCAAATTGCAGGACTCCAGCCCCGCTGCGCGCAGCGTAATGCAGGAAGCAATGGAAAGCATCGTATTGCTTCTGTCGCCGGTCGTTCCTCACATTTGCCGTGCGCTATGGCGCGAACTTAAACCGGGAACAGAGCTTCTCGACCAGGCTTGGCCGCAAGCCGACAGCACTGCCCTCGTGCGGGATGAAATCGAATTGATCGTTCAGGTAAACGGGAAACTGCGCGGCAGGATATGCGTAGCGAGAGATACGCAGCCCCAGGTTATCGAGCGACTCGCACTGGAAAACGATCAGGCGCTAAAGTTCATCGGGAACCAGCCGGTGAAAAAGGTTGTAATCGTGCCGGGCAGATTGGTAAATATCGTTGTCTAA